One Gloeothece verrucosa PCC 7822 DNA window includes the following coding sequences:
- a CDS encoding thioredoxin family protein, with product MKKHWINNNWLKRRQFLTYLGMGITGVGAVVMPHHFDVKQSLTASTSSNNANPIDFNKRLTASFSNKALPDFQGITEWLNSKPLTIADLKGNVILIQFWTFACINCQRTIPYIVRWHNQYKTKGLKVIGVHTPEFAYERELKNIRRAMEQRQISYAVAVDNDYKTWNAYSNQYWPHLFLADRQGLICYDHIGEGAYQETEQMIRKLLG from the coding sequence GATAAACAACAACTGGCTTAAGCGGCGACAATTTTTAACTTACCTGGGAATGGGAATAACAGGAGTTGGAGCAGTGGTCATGCCTCATCATTTTGACGTTAAACAATCTTTAACTGCTTCTACCTCGTCAAATAATGCTAATCCCATTGATTTTAATAAGAGACTTACTGCCTCATTTTCAAATAAAGCTCTGCCAGATTTTCAAGGGATTACTGAATGGTTAAATTCTAAACCTTTAACCATTGCGGATCTTAAAGGCAATGTTATCTTAATACAGTTTTGGACTTTTGCCTGCATTAACTGTCAGAGGACTATACCTTATATAGTTCGCTGGCATAACCAATATAAAACTAAAGGATTAAAAGTCATCGGGGTTCATACTCCTGAATTTGCCTACGAACGAGAGCTAAAAAATATTAGACGAGCAATGGAACAAAGGCAAATTTCCTATGCGGTTGCAGTAGACAATGATTATAAAACCTGGAATGCTTATAGTAATCAATACTGGCCTCATTTATTCTTAGCTGATCGTCAAGGTTTAATTTGTTATGACCATATAGGAGAAGGAGCCTATCAAGAAACAGAACAAATGATTCGTAAGCTTCTAGGTTAA